The Chryseobacterium aureum genome contains a region encoding:
- a CDS encoding PKD domain-containing protein produces the protein MKFNKNLSWSVFLITVIASFFNACAVEESIPVKADFSIKVINNDFSVPVKVEITNKSTGAETYEWSFEGASVTGSTEKNPQPVTYAAAGVYTIKLKASNKDGNVDTKEIEVKADAAVSIDFDWQMQGSDISPVTLKMINKSLGATQYLWEFDGGNPATSHEENPQVVFTTPGDHVIKLTISNGLETYSIQKTVNIKPAMTIDFNWTVDAIDNDYQAPVLLHLHNLSTNATSYEWTIAGAVPAGSAAADPDINLPSAGTYTIILKSTNDKETKTLQKQVTVLADTNLLSFSDIKLGINSAHASVGCFFSSKLGTVIKQGEVNQANGSKIDFAFFGLNSSFLYNQFVSPDEVQNTGFMAIPNPIHTKVINSQESVGIQLSPSDFDLLDSGDDFASINVLETNAGKSPFTNSTVPRIVLFQTTDGRKGAVKIKNFVTNGPASYIIVDIKVQKQP, from the coding sequence ATGAAATTCAACAAAAACCTAAGCTGGTCTGTTTTCCTTATTACTGTAATAGCATCTTTCTTCAATGCATGCGCAGTAGAGGAAAGTATCCCTGTAAAGGCTGATTTTAGTATAAAAGTGATCAACAATGATTTTTCAGTTCCTGTAAAAGTAGAAATTACCAATAAATCTACAGGGGCAGAAACCTATGAATGGTCATTTGAGGGAGCATCAGTCACAGGCTCTACAGAGAAAAATCCTCAGCCTGTTACTTATGCTGCTGCGGGAGTGTATACAATAAAATTGAAAGCTTCCAATAAAGACGGAAATGTAGATACAAAAGAAATAGAAGTAAAAGCCGATGCAGCGGTGAGTATAGATTTTGACTGGCAGATGCAGGGAAGTGATATCTCTCCGGTGACCTTGAAAATGATCAATAAATCACTGGGAGCAACTCAATATCTCTGGGAATTTGATGGCGGAAATCCAGCGACGTCCCATGAAGAAAATCCACAGGTAGTATTTACAACACCCGGAGACCATGTCATTAAGCTTACCATTTCCAATGGATTGGAGACGTATTCTATTCAGAAGACTGTCAACATAAAGCCTGCAATGACCATTGACTTCAATTGGACGGTAGATGCAATAGATAATGATTATCAGGCCCCGGTACTGCTTCATCTTCACAACCTCTCCACAAATGCCACATCCTATGAATGGACAATTGCAGGAGCAGTTCCGGCCGGTTCAGCCGCTGCAGATCCGGATATCAATCTCCCTTCTGCAGGAACTTACACAATCATTTTAAAATCAACCAATGATAAAGAAACAAAAACCTTACAAAAGCAGGTAACGGTTTTAGCAGATACTAATTTATTATCCTTTTCAGATATCAAACTCGGAATCAACAGTGCGCACGCTTCAGTAGGATGTTTCTTTTCTTCGAAGTTAGGAACCGTAATTAAGCAGGGAGAGGTGAATCAGGCTAATGGTTCCAAAATAGATTTTGCCTTCTTCGGACTCAATTCATCATTCCTGTATAATCAGTTTGTTTCGCCGGATGAGGTTCAGAATACCGGCTTCATGGCAATTCCCAATCCTATCCATACTAAAGTGATCAATTCCCAGGAATCTGTTGGCATACAACTTTCCCCATCAGATTTTGATCTGTTGGATTCCGGAGATGATTTTGCCTCAATCAACGTGTTGGAAACCAATGCGGGGAAATCTCCGTTTACCAATTCCACCGTGCCGAGAATTGTTCTTTTCCAGACCACAGACGGAAGAAAAGGA